TGCAAGTGATATAAAACGTGAAAAAGACATTGCTTTCATTGGGATTGATGCCATCCCCGGTGAAGGGGTTATGTGGGTGCATGAAGGTAAACTAGATGCAACTTTCCTTTATAAAACACCTGGTGCAGATGCAATCCGCCAAGCCCTGATGTTTCTTCAAGGCAAAGAAATTGATAAGCGCCTGACTTTACCCACACAACGCATTACATCCAAAAATGCCAAAGACATCCTTCTCAAACACAAGCTAATCAAGCCTTAAGTAATGAATAAGGGTGAAGCAAACATAATCAGGACACGGCTCCTTATTGCTTTTAGCAGTATTGTCGCGCTTGTTATTGTGGCTTCTACCGTCGCATTAATTGCCTTTGACATGTTTGGGGGCGTCGTTGAAAATGCCACCACAAAAACCCTGCCCCGCATGGCGGCAACCATTCGCCTATCAGAACGAGCAGCCCTCATTGCCGCGGGCGCCCCTAAAATTGCTCTGGTTAAAACTCATAAGCAAGTCATCAGTGAGATTACCCGCCTGTCTAAACATTACAATGACATGCGCCAATCCCTGAATATGTTGGGCCAAGACCAAGATACGGAGCAATTTGATCATTTTGAGAAAAACAGTGAACGTATCTGGGGGCTGACCTTAAAAATCCGCCAATTAACCCATCGCCGCATTGACCAGCGCACGGTTCATCAAACCATTATGAAGGATGTGCACAATCTACAAAATGAACTTGCCGATGTGCTTACCCCGCTTATTTATGGGGTGACCTCCCTGACCCGCCTTCAAGGCAGTCGAACAGCCCACCAAATTTCAAGAAGGATACAAAAATCCAAAGACAACTCTGAGCTTAAGGATACAAAAAAGAAAATCACCGGACTGACAGATTACGCCCTGCATAATATTGAATATGCCATGGCGATCAGAAATAATTCCACATTAATGGTGAGCCTGTTAAATGGTGCTGCGCAAATCACAGATGCTCACCTACTGCCTGCATTACAAAACCAGTACATTCAATCTTTCAGTGACTTCAGCCATGCCATTGACGCCTTCCTTCAAGGACCACTTGCTGAACGAAACCCGATTTTAAAAGAAAATATTAAACAGCTTAAAACCCGTTTCAACAGCTATATTCTTGGCGACAAAAACCTTTTTTCAGTAAAGCAGGATGAGCTTGAAACCGACCATGAAATTGAGCTTATTTTAAATGAGCAACGCAGCCTGACTGACCTTATTTTCATCCTGTCACAAAG
The genomic region above belongs to Candidatus Terasakiella magnetica and contains:
- a CDS encoding sensor histidine kinase, which encodes MNKGEANIIRTRLLIAFSSIVALVIVASTVALIAFDMFGGVVENATTKTLPRMAATIRLSERAALIAAGAPKIALVKTHKQVISEITRLSKHYNDMRQSLNMLGQDQDTEQFDHFEKNSERIWGLTLKIRQLTHRRIDQRTVHQTIMKDVHNLQNELADVLTPLIYGVTSLTRLQGSRTAHQISRRIQKSKDNSELKDTKKKITGLTDYALHNIEYAMAIRNNSTLMVSLLNGAAQITDAHLLPALQNQYIQSFSDFSHAIDAFLQGPLAERNPILKENIKQLKTRFNSYILGDKNLFSVKQDELETDHEIELILNEQRSLTDLIFILSQSTVSAVENNIEEVQIELVGTLNKSEVAIITVAIICVFLAFFIIYQTHIILIKHQEDMRQAKETAELASRAKSEFLANMSHELRTPLNAIIGFSEAIKMKIFDPVKDAENYDDYINSIHISGVHLLDVINDVLDVSRIEAGKFTLEEEDVDLKEVVEASLRLVKDRAYQSGVKLTTKVDEGLPLIFADKTRLKQICINLLSNAVKFTEENGQVSVTVCAQQNGNILLEVTDSGIGMTQEEIEKALEVFGQVESQLSRSHEGTGLGLPLVQSLIRLHGWGFKIESDKGKGTKVSIPITPERIRL